In Plasmodium falciparum 3D7 genome assembly, chromosome: 6, the following proteins share a genomic window:
- a CDS encoding trophozoite exported protein 1: MSNKKRSKNENDESTSLPLENSELLIEYIHNLKSCLNVYRREIQEKNKYISIIKNDLSFHECILTNVNVVWSVFNNDLLNLLCNNEQKEEGEEIIKQRNIGDEINEYNNLTKLQNDENIKNNNMIKEDLEDDANQNILMKSPYYNIENFLQVFLKYINKKKKKVKVKVKDEGKKEKIEDKKYEQDDEEENEEEEEEEEEEEGEEENKEDEEFFKTFVSFNLYHNNNEKNISYDKNLVKQENDNKDEARGNDNMCGNYDIHNERGEMLDKGKSYSGDEKINTSDNAKSCSGDEKVITSDNGKSYDYVKNESEEQEEKENMLNNKKRSLECNPNEAKKICFSLEEKIGTVQSVKLKEYNELSKENIEKNKHDDNNICNYLSHNEGENVIEREDKLFNKLNNKNYRNEEEKKKNQINFDYLKKKIKNNQDVFEETIQKCFLINLKKTLNLINKIMYLKNVEFRKYNLDYIRKINYEKCFYYKNYIDIKKKISELQKDNESLKIQVDRLEKKKATLIYKLNNDNIRKHILDNNIKDYQNGIDNSKVSYFDEGENPYNRNNKNYRTDNKNSDDNNNNNNYYYNNYNSDDNYNSEDNEYNNGNYRFRNNYKKDSLNEDDVKKNPLKVCHKINSDSNIFVNFENIITKQNIIHSEPFRNLLKESNELYITLKEKEKENIILKNEILKMENKKDEEYEHLLNNTIEDKKELTRSIKELEINMMTCNMEKDKISNKVNTLEYEINVLKNIDKNQTMQLQQKENDILKMKLYIEKLKLSEKNLKDKIILLENEKDKMLSGIHIKDNSFNEESKSEEGKIQLRDIQNDNDEKYDDEKKRFKELFIENQKLKEELNKKRNVEEELHSLRKNYNIINEEIEEITKEFEKKQEQVDEMILQIKNKELELLDKFNNKMNKAYVEEKLKELKNTYEEKMKHINNIYKKHDDFVNIYLNLFFQARKNAILSDSQREEQMNLFIKLKDKYDIIFQKKIELTDILKNVYDCNKKLIGHCQDLEKENSTLQNKLSNEIKNSKMLSKNLSKNSDDHLLIEENNELRRRLICSVCMENFRNYIIIKCGHIYCNNCIFNNLKTRNRKCPQCKVPFDKKDLQKIFLD; this comes from the coding sequence atgagtaataagaaaagaagtaaaaatgaaaatgacgAATCAACATCATTACCTTTAGAAAATTCCGAGTTATTAAtcgaatatatacataatttaaaGAGCtgtttaaatgtatatagGCGAGAGATCCaggaaaagaataaatatattagtatCATAAAGAATGATTTAAGTTTTCACGAATGTATATTAACAAATGTAAATGTTGTATGGAGTGTATTTAATAACGATTTATTAAACCTGCTATGtaataatgaacaaaaagaagaaggggaagaaataataaaacaaagaaACATAGGTGATGagataaatgaatataataatttaacaaaattacaaaatgatgaaaatataaaaaacaataatatgatTAAAGAAGATCTTGAAGATGATGCCAATCAGAATATTTTGATGAAATCaccttattataatatagaaaattttttacaagtttttttaaaatatattaataagaagaagaaaaaggtAAAGGTAAAGGTAAAGGATGAAggtaagaaagaaaaaatagagGACAAAAAATACGAGCAAGATGacgaagaagaaaatgaagaagaggAGGAGgaggaagaagaagaagaaggagaagaagaaaataaagaggATGAAGAATTTTTCAAAACATTTGTATCTTTTAATTTGTATCATAATAAcaatgaaaagaatatatcatatgataaaaatttagTTAAacaagaaaatgataataaagatgaaGCACGTGGTAACGATAACATGTGTGGTAATTATGATATACATAATGAGAGAGGGGAAATGTTAGATAAGGGTAAATCTTATTCAGGTgacgaaaaaataaatacaagtGATAATGCTAAATCATGTTCAGGTGACGAAAAAGTAATTACAAGCGATAATGGTAAATCTTATgattatgtaaaaaatgaaagtgaagaacaagaagaaaaagaaaatatgttaaataataaaaaaagaagtttGGAATGTAATCCAAATGAAGCGAAAAAAATTTGTTTCTCTTTAGAAGAGAAGATAGGAACTGTGCAAAGTGTAAAATTAAAGGAATATAATGAATTGagtaaagaaaatattgaaaaaaataaacatgatgataataacatTTGTAATTATCTTTCACACAATGAAGGTGAGAATGTAATAGAAAGGgaagataaattatttaataagctgaataataaaaattatagaaatgaagaagagaaaaaaaaaaatcaaataaattttgattatttaaaaaaaaaaattaagaataACCAAGATGTTTTTGAGGAAACGAtacaaaaatgttttttgataaatttaaaaaagacaTTAAATCttataaacaaaattatgtatttaaaaaatgttgaATTTAGGAAATATAACTTAGATTATATtcgaaaaataaattatgagaaatgtttttattataaaaattatattgatataaaaaagaaaataagcGAATTACAAAAGGATAACGAAAGTTTAAAAATTCAGGTAGATAGGCTAGAGAAAAAGAAGGCTACATTAATATACAAAttgaataatgataatattcgTAAACATATtcttgataataatattaaagattATCAAAATGGTATTGATAATTCAAAGGTAAGTTATTTTGATGAAGGGGAGAACCCATATAAccgtaataataaaaattatcgtacagataataagaatagtgatgataataataataataataattattattacaataattataatagtgatgataattataatagtgaggataatgaatataataatggtaATTATCGATTTcgtaataattataagaagGATTCTTTGAATGAAGatgatgtaaaaaaaaatccttTGAAGGTATGTCACAAAATTAACAGTGAttctaatatttttgttaattttgaaaatattataacaaaacaaaatattatacatagtGAACCATTTcgaaatttattaaaagaatctaatgaattatatattacattaaaagagaaagaaaaagaaaatattattttaaaaaatgaaattctaaagatggaaaataaaaaggatgaagaatatgaacacttattaaataataccaTTGAAGACAAGAAGGAATTAACTAGAAGTATTAAAGaattagaaataaatatgatgacatgtaatatggaaaaagataaaataagtAATAAAGTAAATACATTAGAATACGaaataaatgttttaaaaaatattgataagAATCAAACTATGCAATTACAACAAAAGGAAAATGATATTCTAAAGATGAAGTTGTATATTgagaaattaaaattatctgagaaaaatttaaaagataaaattattttattagaaaatgaaaaggatAAAATGTTGAGtggtatacatataaaagataattcGTTTAATGAGGAGTCCAAAAGTGAGGAAGGCAAAATTCAGCTGAGAGATATTCAAAATGATAacgatgaaaaatatgatgatgaaaaaaaacgATTTAAAGAGTTATTTATAGAAAATCagaaattaaaagaagaattgaacaaaaaaagaaacgtCGAAGAGGAATTACACAGCTTAaggaaaaattataatatcattaatgaagaaattgaagaaataacaaaagaatttgaaaaaaaacaagaacaAGTTGATGAAAtgatattacaaataaaaaataaagaattagaATTATTggataaatttaataataaaatgaataaagcGTATGTAGAAgagaaattaaaagaattaaaaaatacatatgaagaaaagatgaaacatataaataatatatataaaaaacatgatgattttgttaatatttatttaaatttattttttcaagcAAGAAAAAATGCAATACTTTCTGATAGTCAAAGAGAAGAACAAatgaatttatttataaaattaaaagataaatatgatatcatatttcaaaaaaaaatagaattaacagatattttaaaaaatgtgtatgattgtaataaaaaattaataggACATTGTCAAGatttagaaaaagaaaattctaCTCTTCAGAATAAACTATCTAACGAAATAAAGAATTCAAAAATGCTATCCAAAAATTTATCTAAAAATTCTGATGATCATTTATTaattgaagaaaataatgaattaagAAGAAGATTAATTTGTAGTGTATGTATGGAAAACTTtagaaattatattattatcaaatgtGGTCATATTTATTGTAACAATTGTATATTcaataatttaaaaacaaGAAATAGAAAGTGTCCACAGTGTAAAGTACCATTTGATAAAAAGGATCTACAAAAAATTTTTCTCGACTAA